The following nucleotide sequence is from Chryseobacterium sp. CY350.
TAGCCGATGTGAAATTTCCTGAAAAAATAAAGTATCTCGAACTGCAGCAAAATACTATCGTAAAACTTCCGGAAGATTTATTTAAATCAAAAAATCTGGAGTTTTTAAATGTCAGCAATAATAATCTGAAAGAAATTTCTCCAAAAGTAGATGGCTTAAAAGGTATTGTCAGTATGAATTTGGCCCACAATCAACTTAGAGACCTTCCAAAAGAATTTAGTCAACTTAAAAACCTGAAAACACTGATTTTAGCAGGAAACCCGATGGAAAAAGAAACCATTAAGAAACTTAAAGAATTGATGCCGCAAACGCAGATTTATTTTTAAATTATCCACCGACTCTCTTTGTTTTAAAACCTAAATCTTTAAGAATAGTCATAATTTTATCACGGTTATCACCCTGTATGATGATTGTGCCGTCTTTCTCAGAACCACCGATTCCCAAAGTGGTTTTTATTTTTTTGGAGATTTTTTTCAGATCTTCTTCACTTCCTTCCCAGCCTTCAACGATGGTTACGGGTTTTCCGTTTCTTCCCTTTTTTTCAAATTTGCAAACCAATGGTTCCTTTTGCTTAAATTGCTCTTCAGGCATCTGAAATTCCTGCTCTTCATGTTCAGGAAAAAGGTTTTTGAGTTGATCACGTAAATCCATGCGGCAAAATTAATAAAATATTTAAAAGGTTTTAAAATTAAAAAACTGAATGATTTATTTTAAACAAAAATCTGTGGGATCTGTGAGAGGTATCTATCCTGCAAATTTTCACAGATGATTGATGCTTAGAATTTAATATTACTTTATTTAACTAGTTGTTCCTTTTAAATCTTTGTATTTCTAAAATAAGTGAAACGGCTTTGTTTACCTTTATTTCAGTATTAAAAAAAAATTCTTAGTTTATCCTTGCGTTTTTTTTATCGCTAAGAAAGACTAAGTTTTTAAAATAGATTTCTTTTTTAAGACAAACAATGGTATTTCATTTAGCAAAGAAACACAATTGTTTAAATATCAATCATTTAAATATATCTTCACAATGCACAACGAGTTTCATTTAATATATTTAAGAAGCTTTTTAGTAAATGATCCCCGGGCAGAGCCCCGAGGTATTCAATGGAAAAGATCTATTTTTTAGTCTTATGAAAAACCATCCGTTTTTCAAACTTTTCCTCTTTTGATCTCGAGGTATTCTCTTCGAATAAAAATTTAAGTTGTTCAAATTCTTGAATTCATTTCTAAATTAATAAATTTGTTTGTAAAAAATAAATTTAGAATGTCAAAAAAAGCAATACTGGCAATACTTGACGGATGGGGTTTGGGTCAAAATCCTGAAGTTTCCGCATTAGCTCAGGCAAACACACCTTTTATAGATAGCTGTTATCAAAAATTTCCTCATACTACTTTAGAAGCAAGCGGTTTGGCTGTGGGACTTCCTCTAGGACAGATGGGGAACTCTGAAGTGGGGCATATGAACCTTGGCGCCGGACGAGTGGTTTACCAAAATCTGGTAAAACTAAACATGGCAGTTGAAAACGGAACTTTGGGACATGAGCAGGTGATTCAGGATGCTTTTGCTTACGCAAAAACTGAAAATAAAAACGTACATTTTATAGGATTAGTTTCCAACGGTGGAGTGCATTCACATATCAATCACCTAAAAGGTTTGCTTTCTGCGGCTAAAGAATTTGGTTTAAACGAAAATGTTTATGTTCACGCATTTACAGATGGTAGAGATTGCGATCCGCATTCGGGACTGGCGTTTGTAGAAGAACTTCAGAACCATATGCTTTATACTACAGGAAAACTTGCGACCGTGATCGGAAGATATTACGCAATGGATAGAGACAAGCGTTGGGAACGTGTGAAATTGGCATATGACGCAATGACGGAAGGTGTTGGTGAAAGAACTACCGATGTGATCTCGGCCATCCAGACTTCATATCATAATGAGGTTACGGATGAATTTATCAAGCCAATAATTCTTGTAAAGGACACGCAGATGGGAAATGTAGTTCCTGTTGCAAAAATCGTTGATAATGATGTGGTAATTTGCTTCAATTTCCGTACAGACAGAGGTAGAGAAATTACAGAAGTTCTTTCTCAGCACGATATGCCGGAATATTTCATGAGAAAACTGAATCTTCATTACGTTACGTTAACAAATTATGACAAAACATATGAAAATGTACACGTTGTTTTTGATGAAGAAGTTTTGAAAGAAACGATGGGCGAAATTCTTGAGAGAAACGGAAAAAGCCAAATAAGAATTGCTGAAACTGAAAAATATCCTCACGTTACATTTTTCTTTTCGGGCGGTCGAGAAGAAGAATTTCATGGCGAAAAAAGATTATTGTGTCCGAGCCCGAAGGATGTTCCTACTTATGATCTTAAACCTGAAATGTCCGCATATGAGATCACAAATTCAATTATTCCTGAATTGGAAAACGGAACTGCTGATTTTATCTGTTTAAATTTTGCAAATACAGATATGGTGGGTCATACAGGAGTTTTTGAAGCCGCTGTGAAGGCTGCTGAAACAGTTGATCAATGTATCGAAAAAGTGGCAACAACTGCTTATGAGCACGGTTACGCTGTATTCATATTAGCTGATCACGGCAATTCTGATGTAATGATCAACGCAGATGGTTCACCAAACACACAACACTCTACCAATCTTGTACCTTTGATCGTGATGGATAAAGATCACGAATGGAATTTAAAATCTGGGAAATTAGGCGATATGGCTCCGACGATTTTATCGGTGATGGGCGTCGAAATTCCGGCAATAATGACGGGAGATATTCTTGTAAGCTGAAAATTTGAAATAATATAGCATAAAAACCGTTGTCTAATAGACAGCGGTTTTTTTTATGATTTTACTCAAAATATTATGAGAGGCATAGAATAGTATGCTCCAAATAATAAAATATTAATATATTTGTAAATTATAAACGTATTTCAGAATGTACAATAAGCTCGTAAGAAAAGAGGTAATGGGTATTTTAGAAAAGGAAGTGGGTTCTTTTCTTGATAAATTTTTGACTCCAATTGAAAAAATATGGCAGCCATCAGACTATTTACCAGATCCTTCAAGTGAAGATTTTAAATACGATTTAGAAGAAATTCAGACTTTTGCTCGCGAGATGCCTTACGATCTGTTTGTCACTTTAATAGGAGACTGCATTACCGAAGAAGCCTTGCCATCTTATGAATCTTGGTTGATGAGTGTTGATGGTATTGATCAGGAAAAAAGCGGGCCGACTTGGGCAAGCTGGATAAGATCTTGGACAGGTGAAGAAAACAGACATGGAGATTTATTGAATAAATATCTTTATCTCTGCGGAAGAGTCAACATGAAACAAATTGAGATTACCACGCAATATTTAATTAGTGATGGTTTTGATATCGGTACAAGTATGGATCCCTATAGAAACTTCGTTTACACAAGTTTTCAGGAAACTGCGACCAATATTTCTCACAGAAGAGTCGGTACATTGGCAAAACAATCCGGAAACGGGAAATTAGCAAAAATGTGCGGAGTTATTGCAGCAGACGAAGCAAGACACGCAAAAGCATACAAGCATTTTGTCGCAAAAATTCTAGAGCTTGATCCTTCCGAAATGATCTTGGCCTTCGAAGATATGATGCGAAAAAAAATCGTGATGCCTGCTCATATGATGAGACAATCCGGGCAAAAAGCAGGAGAACTTTGGGGACATTTTTCAGATGCGGCGCAAAGATGTATGGTTTATACTGGTCAGGATTACATCAATATCATGAAAGATCTGCTAGACGAATGGAAGATTGAGCATGTTACAGGTCTTACTGAAAAAGCTGAAAAAGCACAGGAATATCTTATGAAGCTCCCATCAAGATTACAAAAGATCACAGACAGGGTTTCTACGCCAGATCTTCAGTTTCAGTTTAGCTGGGTAAAAGAGTAATTTTCGATTTAACATTAAATTATAAGTACGAGTGCCGGAGGTTTATTTCGGCACTCTTTAATTATTTATTATCTTTGCAAAGCTAAAAAAGAACAAAATGGTAAGTAACAAAAAAATTGCAGTAGATTTCGACGGAACAATCGTGGATGATGCTTATCCCGGAATTGGGAAAGCTAAAATTTTCGCATTTGAGACACTGAAGAAACTTCAGACGCAAGGATATAGACTTATTTTGTGGACGTACAGACACGGTAAAACTCTTGATGAAGCTGTAGAATTCTGCAGAAAAAACGGAATAGAGTTCTATGCAATTAATTCGAGTTTTGAAGGAGAAGTTTTTGACAGCGAAACGCAATCGCGAAAGCTAGATGCAGACTGGTTTATAGACGATAGAAATCTCGGAGGATTTCCGGGATGGGGAGAAATCTATAATATTATTAACGAAAGAATAGAATTTCGTGTTGAAGGAAAAGAGGTTTTAGCATATTCAAAACTAAAAAAAGAAAAGAAAAAAGGACTTTTCTGGTAAAATAACTTAGAAATTAGAAGTAGATTTTAGAAATTAGTTTTAAAATTTGCTTTTAATCAAAGTTTTTCAGAAGATATAGATATTTGGAAGTGTGCACAATTTAATACAGGAAGTTGTAAAATTATCTTCTAAAATCTAATTTCTAACATCTATATAAAAATGATTCAATTAAAAACAATAGACGAGCTTCGTCTCATGAGAGAAAGTGCTCAGTTGGTTTCCAGGACATTAGGAATGTTGGCAAAGGAAATCAAACCGGGAGTTACCACTTTATATTTAGATAAATTAGCTCACGATTTCATTAAAGATCATGGTGCAGAGCCAGCATTTTTAGGATATGGAGGTTTTCCGTATTCATTATGTATTTCGCCAAACGAACAGGTGGTTCACGGTTTTCCAAGTAAAGAAGAAATCAAAGAAGGCGATGTGCTTTCTGTTGATTGTGGTGCTGTTTTAAATGGTTTTGTAGGCGATCACGCATATACTTTTGAGATTGGCGAAGTAAAACCGGAAATCAAGAAATTACTTAAAGTTACAAAAGAATCTCTCTATAAAGGAATCGAACAGTGTGTGCGAGGAAAAAGAATAGGAGATATTTCGCACGCTATTCAGACTCATTGTGAGAAAGAAGGGTATGGTGTTGTGAAAGAATTAGTAGGTCATGGCGTAGGAAGAAAGATGCATGAAGATCCGCAGGTTCCTAATTATGGAAAAAAAGGGAGTGGTAAAGTAATCAAAGACGGTTTAACGATCGCTATCGAGCCAATGGTAAATATGGGAACTGAAAAAGTGAAATTCCATAATGATGGCTGGACGGTTACAACTCTTGACAACCTTACTTCTGCTCATTTTGAGCATGATGTAGCTGTTATTAATGGCAAACCTGTTTTACTTTCTACTTTTAAATATGTTTACGAAGCTTTAGGAATCGTAAGTGATGAAGAGAAGCCATTTCAAATGGATTTTTAATGAAAAAGCTGACTAAGTTTTTACTTAATAAAATCCCTCGTACGATGCTTATTCAGGTGAGTGTTTGGGCGCGACCATTGATTTATCAATTTTTTAAAGGAGATCAGTTTTTTGATCCGATTGATGGTAGATCGTATAGAAAATTTCTACCTTACGGTTATGGAAAACAGAGAGAAAATGCTTTGTCACCGGGAACTTTAAGCTTAGAAAGACACCGTCAAATGTGGTTGTATCTGCAAAATGAAACCGATTTTTTTATTAAAAATTCTAAAGTCCTTCACATTGCTCCCGAACAGGAATTTCTACGGAAGTTTAAAAGAATGAGCAATCTCAATTATATTTCAGCAGATTTATATTCTCCGATTGTGGATGTGAAAGCAGATATTTTAAATCTACCTTTTGAGAATGATAGTTTTGATGTGATTTTCTGCAATCATGTTTTAGAGCATATAGAAGATGATTCTAAGGCAATGAGCGAGTTATATCGCGTTCTGAAACCTGGCGGATGGGGAATTATTCAGGTTCCTATGAAGAATTCTTTAGAAAAAACCTATGAAGATTTTACTATAAAAGATCCAAAAGAACGTCAGAAACATTTCGGACAATACGACCACGTTCGCTGGTACGGAATGGATTATTTTGACCGTCTGAGAAATGCAGGTTTCGAAACTGAACCAAATTTCTACTCAAAACAATTCAGCGACGCTGAAATTAAAAAATACGGACTTAATCACAATGAAATTCTACCTGTGGTTTATAAAAAATAAAAAAACGTCTTCATATTTGAAGACGTTTTTGTTTGTTTAAAAGTGTGGATTAATCTTTTATGAAAAATTCAGGTTTTAAATT
It contains:
- the gpmI gene encoding 2,3-bisphosphoglycerate-independent phosphoglycerate mutase, translating into MSKKAILAILDGWGLGQNPEVSALAQANTPFIDSCYQKFPHTTLEASGLAVGLPLGQMGNSEVGHMNLGAGRVVYQNLVKLNMAVENGTLGHEQVIQDAFAYAKTENKNVHFIGLVSNGGVHSHINHLKGLLSAAKEFGLNENVYVHAFTDGRDCDPHSGLAFVEELQNHMLYTTGKLATVIGRYYAMDRDKRWERVKLAYDAMTEGVGERTTDVISAIQTSYHNEVTDEFIKPIILVKDTQMGNVVPVAKIVDNDVVICFNFRTDRGREITEVLSQHDMPEYFMRKLNLHYVTLTNYDKTYENVHVVFDEEVLKETMGEILERNGKSQIRIAETEKYPHVTFFFSGGREEEFHGEKRLLCPSPKDVPTYDLKPEMSAYEITNSIIPELENGTADFICLNFANTDMVGHTGVFEAAVKAAETVDQCIEKVATTAYEHGYAVFILADHGNSDVMINADGSPNTQHSTNLVPLIVMDKDHEWNLKSGKLGDMAPTILSVMGVEIPAIMTGDILVS
- a CDS encoding translation initiation factor produces the protein MDLRDQLKNLFPEHEEQEFQMPEEQFKQKEPLVCKFEKKGRNGKPVTIVEGWEGSEEDLKKISKKIKTTLGIGGSEKDGTIIIQGDNRDKIMTILKDLGFKTKRVGG
- a CDS encoding class I SAM-dependent methyltransferase, coding for MKKLTKFLLNKIPRTMLIQVSVWARPLIYQFFKGDQFFDPIDGRSYRKFLPYGYGKQRENALSPGTLSLERHRQMWLYLQNETDFFIKNSKVLHIAPEQEFLRKFKRMSNLNYISADLYSPIVDVKADILNLPFENDSFDVIFCNHVLEHIEDDSKAMSELYRVLKPGGWGIIQVPMKNSLEKTYEDFTIKDPKERQKHFGQYDHVRWYGMDYFDRLRNAGFETEPNFYSKQFSDAEIKKYGLNHNEILPVVYKK
- a CDS encoding acyl-ACP desaturase, whose translation is MYNKLVRKEVMGILEKEVGSFLDKFLTPIEKIWQPSDYLPDPSSEDFKYDLEEIQTFAREMPYDLFVTLIGDCITEEALPSYESWLMSVDGIDQEKSGPTWASWIRSWTGEENRHGDLLNKYLYLCGRVNMKQIEITTQYLISDGFDIGTSMDPYRNFVYTSFQETATNISHRRVGTLAKQSGNGKLAKMCGVIAADEARHAKAYKHFVAKILELDPSEMILAFEDMMRKKIVMPAHMMRQSGQKAGELWGHFSDAAQRCMVYTGQDYINIMKDLLDEWKIEHVTGLTEKAEKAQEYLMKLPSRLQKITDRVSTPDLQFQFSWVKE
- a CDS encoding BT0820 family HAD-type phosphatase; translation: MVSNKKIAVDFDGTIVDDAYPGIGKAKIFAFETLKKLQTQGYRLILWTYRHGKTLDEAVEFCRKNGIEFYAINSSFEGEVFDSETQSRKLDADWFIDDRNLGGFPGWGEIYNIINERIEFRVEGKEVLAYSKLKKEKKKGLFW
- the map gene encoding type I methionyl aminopeptidase — translated: MIQLKTIDELRLMRESAQLVSRTLGMLAKEIKPGVTTLYLDKLAHDFIKDHGAEPAFLGYGGFPYSLCISPNEQVVHGFPSKEEIKEGDVLSVDCGAVLNGFVGDHAYTFEIGEVKPEIKKLLKVTKESLYKGIEQCVRGKRIGDISHAIQTHCEKEGYGVVKELVGHGVGRKMHEDPQVPNYGKKGSGKVIKDGLTIAIEPMVNMGTEKVKFHNDGWTVTTLDNLTSAHFEHDVAVINGKPVLLSTFKYVYEALGIVSDEEKPFQMDF